In one Nicotiana tomentosiformis chromosome 6, ASM39032v3, whole genome shotgun sequence genomic region, the following are encoded:
- the LOC138894567 gene encoding uncharacterized protein: MAEYEACILGLNLAVDMNIQELLVIGDSDLLVHQGEWATKNNKILPYLYHVQEIIKRIMKIEFRHVLRIQNEFADTFATLSSMIQHPGKNFIDPIPIRIHNQPAYYAHVEEETDGNPWFHDIREYLTKGEYPEHASHTQKCTLWRLSNHFFQSGGILYRRTPDLGLLWCVDTKESSKLLEEPSTISQSGLKLHLTKL, translated from the coding sequence atggcagaatatgaggcttgcatattggggctcaatttggccgttgacatgaatatccaggaattactggtaattggcGATTCAGATCTGCTGGTACAtcagggagaatgggctacaaagaataacaagatattaccatatctatatcatgtgcaagagataATAAAGAGGATCatgaagatagagtttagacatgttctgagaatccagaatgagttcgcagacacattcgccactttgtcctccatgatacaacatccaggcaagaatttcatcgaccctattccgataaggattcataatcagccggCTTActatgctcatgttgaagaagaaacagatgggaatccatggttccatgatatcaggGAATATTTGACAAAAGGAGAATATCCAGAGCACGCAAGCCACACCCAGAAATGCACACTTTGGAGGTTGTCTAACCATTTCTTCCAGAGTGGAGGAATTCTATATAGAAGAACTCCAGATCTAGGGCTATTATGGTGTGTTGACACCAAAGAATCCTCCAAACTACTTGAAGAGCCATCgactatttcacaaagtgggttgaagctgcatcttacaaagctgtaa
- the LOC138894568 gene encoding uncharacterized protein: MVENHKQWYEKLPFPLLGYRTTVHTSTGATPYLLVYGTEAVIPAEVEIPSLRIIQEAELSDTEWIRSRYKQLALIDEKRMNVVCHGQLYQNRMSRAFNKRVKLRQFAPGQLVLKRIFPH, encoded by the coding sequence atggtTGAGAATCACAAGCAGTGgtacgagaagttaccatttccCTTATTGGGATACCGTACCACAGTCCACACgtcaaccggggcaactccttacctattggtctacggtactgaagcCGTCATCCCCGCCGAGGTAGAAATTCCTTCCttgagaattatacaagaagctgagcttAGTGATACGGAATGGATAAGAAGCCGCTACAAGCAGTTAGCTCTCATTGATGAGAAAAGAATGAATGTGGTGTGTCATGGTCAGCTTTATCAGAACAGAATGtctagagctttcaacaaaagggttaaACTTAGACAGTTCGCACCAGGACAGCTAGTGCTGAAACGGATCTTTCCACATtag